A window of Auraticoccus monumenti contains these coding sequences:
- a CDS encoding ABC transporter substrate-binding protein, producing MSALLLAACGGGGGEPGTSPETPAALDLSQQGDIEFWRGKDFTGQIPKLVEKFNAQHPNGQVTMVELPDSADLQRTQIIQNHETKNAKVGVVQVDVVWTAEFAANGWIEELPADQFPTGEMLPAAVASATYFDKLYAYPIASNGGLLFYRKDLLDKYDLQPPTTFDELKAACDTIRDGEGGDDDLGCYAGQFQKYEGLTVNFDEAVHGAGGVIVGQDGKPNVATPEAVTGLQALVDMFEDGYIPEAAITWQEEQGRQAFQDGELIFHRNWPYVYQLANATDGSSQIAGDFDVAPLPGVSGPGVSSLGGGNYAIAKNAANKGTAADFIKFMAEEEQQKANALAASEPPAIASLYNDPDIVEKYPYFPTLKQSIETAQPRPQAVRYGDVTLAIQDATYGALQGQTEPQAALESLQTKLTSLTE from the coding sequence GTGAGCGCCTTGTTGCTCGCCGCCTGCGGCGGCGGAGGCGGGGAGCCAGGGACCAGCCCTGAGACCCCCGCCGCTCTCGACCTGAGCCAGCAGGGTGACATCGAGTTCTGGCGGGGCAAGGACTTCACTGGGCAGATCCCGAAGCTGGTGGAGAAGTTCAACGCCCAGCACCCCAACGGCCAGGTGACGATGGTCGAGCTGCCGGATTCGGCCGATCTGCAGCGCACCCAGATCATCCAGAACCACGAGACCAAGAACGCGAAGGTGGGCGTCGTCCAGGTCGACGTCGTGTGGACTGCTGAGTTCGCCGCGAACGGCTGGATCGAGGAGCTGCCGGCCGACCAGTTCCCGACCGGGGAGATGCTGCCGGCCGCGGTGGCGAGCGCCACCTACTTCGACAAGCTCTACGCCTACCCCATCGCCTCTAACGGAGGCCTGCTGTTCTACCGCAAGGACCTGCTGGACAAGTACGACCTGCAGCCGCCGACCACCTTCGATGAGCTCAAGGCGGCTTGCGACACCATCCGCGACGGTGAGGGCGGCGACGACGACCTGGGCTGCTACGCCGGCCAGTTCCAGAAGTACGAAGGGCTGACCGTCAACTTCGACGAGGCAGTGCACGGCGCCGGCGGCGTCATCGTGGGCCAGGACGGCAAGCCGAACGTGGCCACCCCCGAGGCGGTCACCGGCCTGCAGGCGCTGGTCGACATGTTCGAGGATGGCTACATCCCCGAAGCTGCCATCACCTGGCAGGAGGAGCAGGGCCGGCAGGCCTTCCAGGACGGGGAGCTCATCTTCCACCGCAACTGGCCCTACGTGTACCAGCTGGCCAACGCCACCGACGGCTCCTCCCAGATCGCGGGAGACTTCGACGTCGCACCGCTGCCCGGTGTCAGCGGCCCGGGTGTCTCCAGCCTCGGTGGGGGCAACTACGCGATCGCCAAGAACGCCGCTAACAAGGGCACCGCCGCGGACTTCATCAAGTTCATGGCCGAAGAGGAGCAGCAGAAAGCCAACGCCCTCGCCGCCTCCGAGCCGCCGGCCATCGCCTCCCTGTACAACGACCCCGACATCGTCGAGAAGTACCCGTACTTCCCCACGCTGAAGCAGTCGATTGAGACCGCTCAGCCGCGGCCGCAAGCCGTCCGCTACGGCGACGTCACCCTCGCTATCCAGGACGCCACCTACGGGGCCCTGCAGGGCCAGACCGAGCCGCAGGCGGCGCTGGAGTCGCTGCAGACGAAGCTGACCAGCCTCACCGAGTGA
- a CDS encoding LacI family DNA-binding transcriptional regulator has protein sequence MRRSTTLADIARLAGVSTSAVSLALNGRVGVSDDTRARIVEIAENLGWHPNAPARALTGRPVAAVGIVLRRPARFLGAEPFYMSFLAGLENQFSKLGSSLLMHIAESPAEEIATIRRWAAERRVDGLVLLDLRVNDERLDVIKYLELPTVVVGDPAHAAGLPAVWTADADAVRAAVHRLSQLGHERLAWVGERSDLAQTRIRTDAFIEACASAGLPTPRILETDSSSASGREATTALLSHARRPTAILFDNDLMAVAALGAARDAGLDVPADVSLVAYDDSILCEVTSPPLSALSHDVHSYGAHVAQLLLREVQAAGSTTSELDATPEFVERGSTGPAPA, from the coding sequence GTGAGGCGATCGACGACCCTGGCCGACATAGCCCGCCTTGCGGGGGTGTCGACGAGCGCTGTGTCCCTCGCCCTCAACGGACGAGTGGGAGTGTCTGACGACACCCGGGCCCGGATCGTCGAGATCGCGGAGAACCTCGGGTGGCACCCGAACGCCCCCGCCCGCGCACTGACGGGACGTCCCGTGGCTGCCGTGGGCATCGTGCTCCGCCGGCCGGCACGGTTCCTCGGGGCCGAGCCGTTCTACATGAGCTTCCTCGCCGGCCTGGAGAACCAGTTCAGCAAGCTGGGGAGCAGTCTGCTGATGCACATCGCCGAGTCGCCAGCCGAGGAGATCGCGACCATCCGACGCTGGGCGGCCGAGCGCCGCGTGGACGGATTGGTCCTCCTCGACCTCAGGGTCAATGACGAACGGCTCGACGTCATCAAGTACCTCGAGCTCCCGACGGTGGTCGTCGGAGACCCCGCACACGCCGCCGGACTACCTGCCGTCTGGACCGCTGACGCCGACGCCGTCCGTGCAGCGGTCCACCGGCTGTCCCAGCTCGGGCACGAGCGCTTGGCGTGGGTAGGCGAACGCTCCGACCTGGCTCAGACCCGCATCCGCACCGACGCCTTCATCGAGGCCTGCGCCAGCGCTGGGTTGCCCACCCCCCGCATCCTTGAGACCGACTCCTCCAGCGCCAGTGGACGCGAGGCGACGACAGCACTACTCAGTCACGCCCGGCGACCCACAGCGATCCTGTTCGACAACGACCTGATGGCCGTCGCCGCGCTCGGAGCCGCCCGAGACGCAGGACTGGACGTCCCCGCCGACGTGTCCCTCGTCGCCTACGACGACTCGATCCTCTGCGAAGTCACCAGCCCACCACTCTCCGCCCTCAGTCACGACGTCCACTCCTACGGAGCCCACGTCGCACAGCTGCTGCTCCGCGAGGTCCAGGCCGCCGGCTCAACGACCAGTGAACTCGATGCCACCCCCGAGTTCGTCGAACGAGGGTCGACAGGACCAGCTCCGGCCTGA
- a CDS encoding recombinase family protein produces MTGIRIGYARVSTAEQDLTAQHDGLLALGVQAEHIYVDHGLTGTSRARPGLREAMAAVRRGDTLVVTKLDRLARSLPDARDIADELTAKGVALSLGGSVYDPTDPVGRLLFNVLSMVAEFEADLIRMRTREGMAVARAKGRLRGKQPKLSASQRRHLLTLHQAGEHTQAELAELFSVSRTTIYREIQRGSALTPTV; encoded by the coding sequence GTGACTGGCATCCGCATCGGCTACGCCCGGGTCTCCACCGCCGAGCAAGACCTCACTGCCCAACACGACGGCCTCCTCGCCCTCGGGGTCCAGGCAGAACACATCTACGTCGACCACGGTCTGACCGGCACCAGCCGAGCCCGGCCAGGGCTACGGGAAGCGATGGCTGCAGTCCGCCGCGGCGACACGCTTGTCGTCACCAAACTCGACCGCCTAGCCCGGTCCCTACCCGACGCCCGAGACATCGCCGACGAGCTCACCGCCAAGGGCGTCGCCCTCAGCCTCGGCGGCAGCGTCTACGACCCCACCGACCCCGTCGGCCGGCTGCTGTTCAACGTGCTCAGCATGGTCGCGGAGTTCGAGGCCGACCTGATCCGGATGCGCACCCGCGAAGGCATGGCGGTGGCACGCGCCAAGGGCCGACTCCGCGGCAAGCAGCCCAAGCTCTCAGCATCACAGCGGCGGCACCTGCTCACCCTGCACCAGGCCGGCGAACACACCCAGGCCGAGCTGGCCGAGCTGTTCAGCGTCTCCCGCACCACCATCTACCGCGAGATCCAGCGAGGCTCCGCACTCACGCCTACCGTGTGA
- a CDS encoding NUDIX domain-containing protein yields MVTPENVLVAAGVLVRQQLGGQVLLQLRSDDGTWGLPGGRLEPGETLERAARRELWEETGLTAGQLRQLDVYSGPEFVVRYPDGYAAYVVGATFETSEFSGRLRADDAGETAGLAWFSEDRLPVQVNPYNRLVLRRAGLQL; encoded by the coding sequence ATGGTGACACCTGAGAACGTCCTTGTCGCCGCCGGCGTGCTGGTCCGTCAGCAGCTGGGCGGACAGGTCCTGCTCCAGCTTCGGTCTGACGACGGCACCTGGGGACTGCCCGGTGGACGCCTGGAGCCAGGTGAGACGCTCGAGCGGGCCGCCCGCCGCGAGTTGTGGGAAGAGACGGGACTGACTGCCGGCCAGCTCCGACAGCTGGATGTCTACTCCGGGCCCGAATTCGTGGTTCGCTATCCCGACGGCTACGCCGCCTACGTCGTCGGAGCCACCTTCGAGACAAGTGAGTTCAGCGGCCGGCTCCGCGCCGATGATGCCGGCGAGACCGCCGGGCTGGCGTGGTTCTCTGAGGATCGTTTGCCGGTCCAGGTCAATCCCTACAACCGGCTGGTCCTTCGACGAGCGGGGTTGCAGCTCTAA
- a CDS encoding NUDIX domain-containing protein, producing the protein MDREDLPPRRQARSVDSPDRVRDHPEHSGRACRLRTTVTCRCSSPKITWDLPGGVAETDESPRRAAHRELREEVGLDLEPGALLAVDWVRRVGQVTEVVAFLFDAGRTNTSASDLALQPEEIAAARFVTLDEAGGLLDLEAHARVREALSARISRAARYLEDGHAADTAS; encoded by the coding sequence CTGGATCGAGAAGACCTACCACCCCGGCGACAAGCCCGTTCGGTCGACTCACCCGATCGAGTACGAGACCATCCAGAGCACTCAGGTCGCGCTTGCCGCCTGAGAACCACTGTCACCTGTCGGTGCAGCAGTCCCAAGATCACGTGGGACCTTCCTGGTGGCGTGGCCGAAACCGATGAGTCGCCACGGCGAGCCGCTCACCGAGAGCTGCGCGAAGAAGTGGGACTAGATCTGGAGCCAGGTGCGCTGCTCGCGGTGGATTGGGTGAGACGGGTCGGTCAGGTCACGGAGGTCGTTGCGTTCCTCTTCGATGCGGGCAGGACCAACACCTCTGCCTCTGACTTGGCCCTACAGCCCGAGGAGATCGCCGCTGCTCGCTTCGTCACCCTTGACGAGGCCGGAGGGCTGCTCGACCTCGAGGCACACGCCCGGGTTCGCGAAGCGCTGTCGGCGCGGATTAGCCGCGCCGCGCGCTACCTGGAAGATGGCCATGCGGCCGACACCGCATCCTGA
- a CDS encoding MerR family transcriptional regulator encodes MITIGQLARYVGVSTKTIRFYHQKGLLAEPARDASGYRRYTAQQVVELIKVRTLAEAGLPLADIREVTAEDDSDLATHIQRADRDLSDRIRRLRATQRRLRQLAAGTLQLLPGDVTAHLEQLPGMGFSPRWVRLETDLWILVFATHPGTAADLFRDQAQALTDSALRQLYLDYDEAHDLDPDDPLIDDLAHRIVEASKARYRADGPPGQDVDSDVPALAQGAVNAFSPAWRRLDHLIRSQLPL; translated from the coding sequence GTGATCACCATCGGCCAGTTGGCCCGCTACGTCGGCGTCAGCACGAAGACGATCAGGTTCTACCACCAGAAGGGGCTGCTGGCCGAGCCGGCGCGCGACGCGTCCGGTTACCGTCGCTACACCGCCCAGCAGGTCGTCGAACTGATCAAGGTCCGCACCCTCGCTGAGGCCGGGCTGCCCCTCGCCGACATCCGCGAAGTGACCGCCGAAGACGATAGCGATCTTGCTACCCACATCCAGCGGGCCGACCGTGATCTCAGCGACCGCATCCGCCGGCTTCGGGCCACCCAGCGTCGGCTCCGGCAGCTCGCCGCTGGCACCCTCCAACTCCTGCCGGGCGACGTCACCGCCCACCTCGAGCAACTCCCCGGGATGGGCTTTAGCCCTCGCTGGGTGAGGTTGGAGACCGACCTGTGGATCCTGGTGTTCGCCACCCACCCCGGTACTGCGGCCGACTTGTTCCGTGACCAGGCACAAGCCCTGACCGATTCGGCGCTGCGGCAGCTGTACCTCGACTACGACGAAGCACACGACCTGGACCCGGACGACCCCCTCATCGATGACCTTGCCCACCGCATCGTCGAAGCATCCAAGGCTCGCTATCGCGCCGACGGCCCGCCCGGTCAAGACGTCGACTCCGACGTTCCCGCCCTAGCTCAGGGCGCCGTCAACGCTTTCTCACCCGCTTGGCGCCGACTTGATCACCTCATCCGGAGCCAGCTGCCACTCTGA
- a CDS encoding alpha/beta fold hydrolase yields MSASGQLPLGELRPLEGRRLWADIAGNGEPAVVFLPGAGGFGLDLLRVHELVARTTTSVIYDRAGTGWSDDIDLPRPMDEVIDELRQLLRLLGVEPPHLLVGHSLGGLYVQRHAQRFPDEVAAMLLLDPAHEDWDLYMPEALKMANQPATTDMPELPATFIAQYHSAFASLFGAFPDPLRELLVDRHFHAERLRNGFREGANVLAMFDQLRSAGPRPDVPLIILSGAASDATQTLLSSTEVVRQQIEASRRLYDDMAAKTPRGEHRVLPDASHLTIPLARPDAVQRAVRDLLGRAAAA; encoded by the coding sequence GTGAGCGCCTCCGGGCAACTGCCGCTCGGGGAGTTGCGTCCGTTGGAGGGGCGACGGCTGTGGGCCGACATCGCCGGCAATGGCGAACCGGCGGTCGTGTTCCTACCCGGCGCGGGCGGGTTCGGGCTCGACTTGTTGCGTGTCCACGAGTTGGTGGCCCGGACCACCACATCGGTGATCTACGACCGCGCGGGGACCGGGTGGAGTGACGATATCGATCTGCCGCGCCCGATGGATGAGGTGATCGACGAGCTTCGCCAACTTCTACGGCTGCTTGGTGTGGAGCCGCCTCATCTGCTGGTTGGACACTCCCTGGGCGGGCTCTACGTGCAGCGGCACGCGCAACGGTTCCCTGACGAGGTCGCCGCGATGCTGCTGCTGGACCCTGCCCACGAGGACTGGGACCTTTACATGCCTGAAGCGCTGAAGATGGCGAACCAGCCGGCCACTACCGACATGCCCGAGCTGCCGGCCACGTTCATTGCGCAGTACCACAGCGCGTTCGCCAGCCTGTTCGGCGCGTTTCCCGACCCGCTACGGGAACTGCTCGTCGACCGGCACTTCCATGCTGAACGGCTCCGCAACGGCTTCCGGGAGGGAGCCAACGTGCTGGCCATGTTCGACCAGCTCCGAAGCGCGGGGCCGCGGCCAGACGTCCCGCTGATCATCCTCAGCGGTGCAGCGAGTGACGCCACCCAAACCCTGCTGAGCAGTACCGAGGTGGTCCGGCAGCAGATCGAGGCGAGCCGAAGGCTCTACGATGACATGGCCGCCAAGACGCCTCGCGGAGAGCACCGTGTCCTGCCCGATGCCTCGCACCTCACCATCCCACTCGCCCGGCCCGACGCGGTGCAGCGGGCCGTTCGGGACCTGCTCGGCCGCGCCGCCGCGGCGTGA
- a CDS encoding IS30 family transposase → MKVRRLLAASGGLRPPARRRHPRHLSGSDREEISRGIAAGWTARRIATQLSRSTSTVSREIARNGGRDAYRAQAADVAAWRRARRPKATRLGADPELCELVRSKLSEDWSPQQITAWLRRTHPDDSGKRVSHETIYRTVFHAERRELGSKPWQHLRSGRSVRHPRGALRTGHGRGRLKNMVSIRDRPASVADRVEVGHWEGDLVMGRRPSAVATLVERSTRYVRVVALPDGYKADAVRRALTADLAQLPPSLRRSLTWDRGREMAEHEQLATDLGLQVFFCDPKSPWQRGSNENTNRLLRQYLAKGADLSAHTVSQLEKWAGRINRRPRRVLDWDTAATRFSAHLAADSGGA, encoded by the coding sequence GTGAAGGTGAGGCGGCTGCTGGCCGCTTCCGGCGGGCTGCGTCCACCAGCTCGGCGGCGCCATCCACGGCACCTGTCGGGATCGGATCGAGAGGAGATCTCCCGCGGGATCGCTGCGGGATGGACGGCCCGGAGGATCGCGACCCAGCTGAGCCGCTCGACCTCGACGGTGTCGCGCGAGATCGCCCGCAATGGCGGGCGAGACGCCTACCGAGCCCAGGCTGCTGACGTAGCGGCGTGGCGGCGGGCTCGCCGACCTAAAGCCACTCGGCTGGGCGCTGACCCCGAGCTGTGCGAGCTGGTCCGGTCCAAGTTGAGCGAGGACTGGTCCCCGCAGCAGATCACCGCCTGGCTGCGCCGTACCCACCCCGACGACTCAGGGAAGCGGGTGTCGCACGAGACGATCTACCGCACCGTCTTCCACGCTGAGCGCCGCGAGCTGGGCTCCAAGCCGTGGCAGCACCTGCGCTCTGGCCGCTCGGTCCGCCACCCGCGAGGGGCCCTTCGCACCGGCCACGGGCGCGGCCGGCTGAAGAACATGGTCTCCATCCGGGACCGGCCCGCCTCGGTGGCTGACCGGGTCGAGGTCGGTCACTGGGAAGGTGACTTGGTGATGGGCCGACGGCCGTCCGCGGTGGCCACCCTGGTCGAGCGCTCCACCCGCTACGTCCGAGTCGTAGCCCTGCCCGACGGCTACAAGGCAGACGCCGTCCGCCGAGCCCTCACCGCTGACCTGGCCCAGCTCCCACCGAGCCTGCGACGCTCGCTGACTTGGGACCGCGGCCGGGAGATGGCCGAGCACGAGCAGCTGGCCACCGACCTCGGGCTCCAGGTCTTCTTCTGCGACCCCAAGAGCCCCTGGCAGCGCGGCAGCAACGAGAACACCAACCGGCTGCTGCGCCAGTACCTGGCCAAGGGAGCCGACCTCAGCGCCCACACGGTCTCCCAGCTCGAGAAGTGGGCCGGGCGGATCAACCGCCGACCACGCCGGGTGCTGGACTGGGACACCGCGGCCACGCGCTTCTCCGCTCACCTCGCTGCCGACAGCGGCGGTGCGTAA
- a CDS encoding phosphotransferase enzyme family protein — protein sequence MTTVMELVAENYPVEPSGATLVRSFNNDVYRIDTDDDAYVLKVYGSGRLDADEVRWEQRLARELLNAGIPVAADVTTNTGDFVGIVEAPEGPRTFALTQWVPGSKPQPPWSDALYRSVGATLARLHAAADSFDSIYPRRTVRRGDEPERVIAVLDEGSSQRQLVQRTAATARAELGQLAKQGLRWGIRHGDASLDNIHVDEDGTVYFYDFDLAGPGWQIEDLAGAMSTEFAGPFLEGYVDERPLTEVDLTALPWLRILGHIDNLKFHLIDKPVAMGSSTLTEGWVDRGFEGLADAARDAGC from the coding sequence GTGACCACGGTGATGGAACTAGTCGCCGAAAACTATCCCGTCGAACCTTCGGGTGCCACGCTGGTGCGCTCGTTCAACAACGACGTCTACCGCATCGACACTGACGATGACGCCTACGTGCTGAAGGTTTACGGGTCGGGCCGATTAGACGCGGATGAGGTCCGGTGGGAGCAACGTCTGGCCCGAGAACTGTTGAATGCCGGCATTCCCGTCGCAGCCGACGTCACAACGAACACAGGCGACTTCGTCGGAATTGTTGAAGCACCGGAGGGACCGCGCACGTTTGCGCTGACCCAATGGGTTCCTGGCAGCAAGCCTCAGCCACCATGGAGCGATGCGCTGTACCGGTCGGTCGGCGCTACTCTCGCCAGGCTCCACGCAGCTGCCGACTCATTCGACAGCATCTACCCGCGACGGACCGTGCGACGCGGCGACGAACCGGAGCGGGTCATCGCAGTGCTCGACGAGGGCAGCAGCCAGCGGCAATTGGTGCAGCGGACCGCCGCCACGGCGCGGGCTGAGCTAGGGCAACTCGCGAAGCAAGGTCTGCGGTGGGGCATACGACATGGCGACGCGTCGCTAGACAACATCCACGTCGATGAGGACGGCACCGTGTACTTCTACGACTTCGACTTGGCAGGGCCGGGGTGGCAGATCGAGGATCTGGCTGGAGCGATGTCGACCGAGTTCGCGGGCCCGTTCCTGGAGGGCTACGTCGACGAGCGCCCACTGACCGAGGTCGACCTGACAGCACTGCCCTGGCTGCGGATCCTGGGCCACATCGACAACCTGAAATTCCATCTGATCGACAAGCCGGTAGCGATGGGGTCGTCAACGCTCACTGAAGGATGGGTTGACCGCGGGTTCGAGGGGCTGGCCGACGCCGCACGCGACGCCGGCTGTTGA